One Glycine soja cultivar W05 chromosome 2, ASM419377v2, whole genome shotgun sequence genomic region harbors:
- the LOC114398357 gene encoding protein AAR2 homolog isoform X1, translating into MDPGKALELVKHGVTLLFLDVPQYTLVAVGTQMFSVGPTFKGIKMIPPGIHFVYYSSSSRDGKEFSPIIGFFIDAGPSEVIVRKWDQQDERLIKLSEEEEERYSQAVKNLEFDRQLGPYNLSHYEDWKRLSNFITKSVIERLEPIGGEITVECENEIVRNTTKMPMEEAIDKQLKVGNSATSVGKSPRKGCYYTSIPRVVKCKGISGQELTSLNLDKTQLLETLLAKDYGDSEDLLLGELQFAFIAFLMGQSLEAFLQWKSLVSLLFGCTEAPFRTRTHLFTKFIKVIYNQLKYGLQKDHMDETGSALLDDSWLSADSFLHHLCKDFFSSLLDGSVVDGDLLNWTRKFKELLERNLGWEFQQGSAVDGIYFEENDEYAPVVEMLDDEAQVVLKCGLYHHWGTKPQLSRIPLCMAFGQRTLTGILPFPHIVQ; encoded by the exons ATGGATCCCGGAAAAGCTTTAGAGCTTGTCAAGCACGGTGTCACTCTTCTCTTCCTCGATGTTCCTCAGTACACCCTCGTCGCCGTTGGTACTCAG ATGTTCTCTGTGGGGCCTACTTTTAAGGGTATTAAGATGATTCCTCCAGGCATTCATTTTGTGTATTATAGTTCATCAAGCAG GGATGGGAAGGAGTTCTCACCAATTATTGGATTTTTTATTGATGCTGGCCCTTCAGAG GTAATAGTTCGTAAATGGGATCAACAAGATGAAAGGTTAATCAAATTATCCGAGGAAGAG GAAGAAAGATATAGTCAAGCTGttaaaaatttggaatttgACAGACAACTTGGGCCTTACAATCTCAGCCATTATGAAGACTGGAAACGATTATCTAATTTTATCACAAAGAGCGTCATTGAACGACTTG AGCCCATTGGAGGTGAAATTACTGTTGAATGTGAAAATGAGATAGTTAGGAACACTACTAAAATGCCAATGGAGGAAGCAATAGACAAGCAGCTGAAGGTTGGTAATTCTGCAACATCTGTTGGCAAGTCCCCAAGGAAAGGATGTTATTATACCTCAATTCCACGTGTTGTGAAATGCAAGGGGATTAGTGGGCAGGAACTTACTTCTTTGAATCTTGACAAG ACACAATTGTTAGAAACTCTACTGGCAAAAGATTATGGAGATTCTGAAGACTTGCTTCTTGGAGAACTGCAGTTTGCATTTATTGCCTTTTTG ATGGGGCAATCACTAGAAGCATTTCTCCAATGGAAGTCATTAGTTAGCCTTTTGTTTGGCTGCACCGAAGCA CCTTTCCGCACACGAACTCATCTATTCACAAAG TTCATAAAAGTCATATATAATCAACTAAAATACGGACTACAGAAAGATCACATGGATGAAACAGGATCTGCATTATTGGATGATTCTTGGCTTTCTGCTGATAGCTTTTTGCACCAtctttgcaag GACTTCTTTTCATCATTGCTTGATGGGTCGGTTGTTGATGGAGATCTTTTAAACTGG ACAAGGAAATTTAAGGAGCTGCTTGAGAGAAATCTAGGGTGGGAGTTTCAGCAGGGAAGTGCTGTTGATGGAATATATTTTGAGGAAAACGATGAG TATGCTCCCGTAGTTGAGATGTTGGATGATGAAGCTCAGGTAGTTTTAAAATGTGGATTATATCATCACTGGGGAACTAAACCACAACTGTCACGAATACCACTTTGCATGGCCTTTGGCCAACGTACTCTCACAGGCATACTACCCTTCCCCCACATTGTACAGTAA
- the LOC114398357 gene encoding protein AAR2 homolog isoform X2: MGRSSHQLLDFLLMLALQSLMAMQVIVRKWDQQDERLIKLSEEEEERYSQAVKNLEFDRQLGPYNLSHYEDWKRLSNFITKSVIERLEPIGGEITVECENEIVRNTTKMPMEEAIDKQLKVGNSATSVGKSPRKGCYYTSIPRVVKCKGISGQELTSLNLDKTQLLETLLAKDYGDSEDLLLGELQFAFIAFLMGQSLEAFLQWKSLVSLLFGCTEAPFRTRTHLFTKFIKVIYNQLKYGLQKDHMDETGSALLDDSWLSADSFLHHLCKDFFSSLLDGSVVDGDLLNWTRKFKELLERNLGWEFQQGSAVDGIYFEENDEYAPVVEMLDDEAQVVLKCGLYHHWGTKPQLSRIPLCMAFGQRTLTGILPFPHIVQ, encoded by the exons ATGGGAAGGAGTTCTCACCAATTATTGGATTTTTTATTGATGCTGGCCCTTCAGAG TCTCATGGCCATGCAGGTAATAGTTCGTAAATGGGATCAACAAGATGAAAGGTTAATCAAATTATCCGAGGAAGAG GAAGAAAGATATAGTCAAGCTGttaaaaatttggaatttgACAGACAACTTGGGCCTTACAATCTCAGCCATTATGAAGACTGGAAACGATTATCTAATTTTATCACAAAGAGCGTCATTGAACGACTTG AGCCCATTGGAGGTGAAATTACTGTTGAATGTGAAAATGAGATAGTTAGGAACACTACTAAAATGCCAATGGAGGAAGCAATAGACAAGCAGCTGAAGGTTGGTAATTCTGCAACATCTGTTGGCAAGTCCCCAAGGAAAGGATGTTATTATACCTCAATTCCACGTGTTGTGAAATGCAAGGGGATTAGTGGGCAGGAACTTACTTCTTTGAATCTTGACAAG ACACAATTGTTAGAAACTCTACTGGCAAAAGATTATGGAGATTCTGAAGACTTGCTTCTTGGAGAACTGCAGTTTGCATTTATTGCCTTTTTG ATGGGGCAATCACTAGAAGCATTTCTCCAATGGAAGTCATTAGTTAGCCTTTTGTTTGGCTGCACCGAAGCA CCTTTCCGCACACGAACTCATCTATTCACAAAG TTCATAAAAGTCATATATAATCAACTAAAATACGGACTACAGAAAGATCACATGGATGAAACAGGATCTGCATTATTGGATGATTCTTGGCTTTCTGCTGATAGCTTTTTGCACCAtctttgcaag GACTTCTTTTCATCATTGCTTGATGGGTCGGTTGTTGATGGAGATCTTTTAAACTGG ACAAGGAAATTTAAGGAGCTGCTTGAGAGAAATCTAGGGTGGGAGTTTCAGCAGGGAAGTGCTGTTGATGGAATATATTTTGAGGAAAACGATGAG TATGCTCCCGTAGTTGAGATGTTGGATGATGAAGCTCAGGTAGTTTTAAAATGTGGATTATATCATCACTGGGGAACTAAACCACAACTGTCACGAATACCACTTTGCATGGCCTTTGGCCAACGTACTCTCACAGGCATACTACCCTTCCCCCACATTGTACAGTAA